The following proteins are co-located in the Cyprinus carpio isolate SPL01 chromosome B19, ASM1834038v1, whole genome shotgun sequence genome:
- the LOC109111031 gene encoding transmembrane protein 42-like gives MLPGVLYALLAGFLGAVASSSAKLSLGTDYLKGVCETGLRTWGEQRRFTQHNDTSACDWLHIPLRLLCGGLLFTCNAVMWTFLAKALRSSCSSTRTTVTTTASNFISSAFLGQLIFGETHVALWWVGISLTLSGLLVLHHTSPNLTQSHDSKRE, from the exons ATGCTTCCCGGGGTCCTTTACGCGCTGCTGGCGGGTTTTCTCGGCGCGGTCGCGTCCTCCTCCGCGAAACTGTCCCTCGGCACCGACTACCTGAAGGGCGTGTGTGAGACCGGCCTGCGGACGTGGGGCGAGCAGAGGAGATTCACGCAGCACAACGACACGAGCGCGTGCGACTGG TTGCACATCCCTCTCCGACTGCTGTGTGGCGGTCTGCTGTTCACCTGTAACGCTGTGATGTGGACGTTCCTGGCCAAAGCTCTCCGCAGCTCGTGCTCCTCCACCCGCACCACTGTGACCACCACCGCCTCCAACTTCATCTCCTCT GCATTTCTGGGGCAGCTAATATTCGGGGAGACACACGTGGCTCTGTGGTGGGTGggcatctctctcactctctccggTCTGCTGGTGCTTCATCACACGTCGCCCAACCTCACCCAATCACACGACAGCAAGAGAGAATGA